The DNA region TAAAAGAGATTTAGAGTTAAAAGATAAATTAAAGGAAATAAATGAAATATCTAATGTAGTAGAAAAAAAGAAATAGTCAATATTAATTATTACACAAATAATGTTTCCTTAGACAATAAACCAATATTAGAAAGAACATATAATAGACTTTTATATCAGGAAATAGAAAGAACAAATAATATTGACAATATTGTAATAAAAGTTATTGAAAAATTAAAAGATGAAGAAAAAGTTTCTGATGATCCTGTAAATAAAGATTGGAGTAAAAGATTTTTTAATATAGCAGAAAATATAAGCGATGACTATATGCAAGAATTATGGTCTAGAGTATTGGCTGGAGAAATAAAACAACCTAATAGCTTTTCGCTTAGAACTTTGGAAACATTAAAAAATATATCTAAAGAAGAAGCAGAACTTTTTGTAAAAATATCTAAATTTTTATTTTATAGCATTAATAATGAATATTTTTTATTTAAAAATATGACTTTATTGGAAAAATATAATATTAAATTTTTAGATATACTAAAACTTATGGATGCAGGTTTATTTGTTAGCATAGAAAGATTATTTATTAATCTTTCTGAAAATAATACAACTATATTGAATAATGGCTATTATTTTCAAATAAAATTAATAAATGGTATTAATATTTTTGATATAAAAAATAATATTAATAGCTCTCAAATACCAATATATAAAGTATCTGAAGCAGGAAAAGAAATATTAAAATTAGTAGATGAAAAATGTTCAAATAATGATTTTTTTATTGATAATATTAAATATATAAAGAAAAACTATTGGAATGTAGAGCTCATATTGAGAGAAGTAGAAAGAATTGATTTTGAAAACGGTTTGATACATACTAAAAATAATAATTTGATTAATAGTATATAAAATATTTTGATTTTGAAAATCTATTTGTATACAAACTCATTATAAATAATATATAAAAAAATAGTTTAATTATTTTTATAATGAGTTTTACAACCAACTATAAATAAATTATTGTCTTCAATATAGTATACTAATCTATGTTCATGATTTATTCGCCTTGAATACAATCCATTCAACTCACCTTTTAATCTCTCTGGTTTTCCTGTACCAATTAATAAGCCATTTCTTTCTATGTCTTTTATAAGATCATTAATTTTCTGTAATATTTTTTTGTCATTCTTTTGAAAATAAAGATAATCTTCCCAAGCTTTATCATAAAAAATTTTATTCATTTAATAACTCTCTTTTATGTCCTAATCCAGATTTTAATTCCAAATATCCTTCTTTTAAAAATTTTATATTTTCTTCATTGTAGAAATTATCTTCTTCATTATTTATATCTAATTGTTTAGTTTTTTCTATTTTAAATGGGATAGACTGAGTATTTATAGATGTTCTCAAAAATATATTAATAGCTGTATTAAAATCCAATCCAAGATCATTGAAAAGTTTATCAGCTTCATTTTTTAATTTATCATCAATTTTAATAGTTATTT from Brachyspira pilosicoli P43/6/78 includes:
- a CDS encoding type II toxin-antitoxin system RelB/DinJ family antitoxin, which translates into the protein MSEITIKIDDKLKNEADKLFNDLGLDFNTAINIFLRTSINTQSIPFKIEKTKQLDINNEEDNFYNEENIKFLKEGYLELKSGLGHKRELLNE
- a CDS encoding Txe/YoeB family addiction module toxin; protein product: MNKIFYDKAWEDYLYFQKNDKKILQKINDLIKDIERNGLLIGTGKPERLKGELNGLYSRRINHEHRLVYYIEDNNLFIVGCKTHYKNN
- a CDS encoding DUF2806 domain-containing protein — translated: MVIKVIEKLKDEEKVSDDPVNKDWSKRFFNIAENISDDYMQELWSRVLAGEIKQPNSFSLRTLETLKNISKEEAELFVKISKFLFYSINNEYFLFKNMTLLEKYNIKFLDILKLMDAGLFVSIERLFINLSENNTTILNNGYYFQIKLINGINIFDIKNNINSSQIPIYKVSEAGKEILKLVDEKCSNNDFFIDNIKYIKKNYWNVELILREVERIDFENGLIHTKNNNLINSI